One part of the Ignavibacteriales bacterium genome encodes these proteins:
- a CDS encoding four helix bundle protein translates to MSKESAGKREFDLEKRLVNFAVQVVKIAESLPGTKAGNHLAGQLVRSGTSPALNYGEAQSAESKNDFIHKIKVVLKELRETGITLQIVGRASLYEPAESLVQSQDECNQLISIFVKSVQTAESRRDGKRESRISNKH, encoded by the coding sequence ATGAGCAAAGAATCCGCAGGAAAAAGGGAATTCGACCTCGAAAAGCGCCTCGTGAATTTCGCGGTCCAAGTTGTTAAGATTGCAGAGTCACTTCCTGGCACCAAGGCAGGAAATCATCTTGCTGGCCAACTCGTCCGCTCAGGCACTTCGCCTGCTCTGAACTACGGTGAGGCACAGAGTGCGGAATCGAAGAATGATTTCATCCACAAGATAAAGGTCGTTCTCAAGGAATTAAGAGAGACAGGGATTACATTGCAGATTGTAGGACGCGCAAGCCTGTACGAGCCAGCCGAGAGCCTTGTGCAAAGCCAGGACGAATGCAATCAACTGATTTCCATATTTGTGAAGAGCGTGCAGACGGCTGAGAGCCGACGGGATGGGAAAAGAGAATCTCGAATATCGAACAAGCATTGA
- a CDS encoding T9SS type A sorting domain-containing protein: protein MKKLLFLTVCLLLIVSAGATAQWKFVKYFPDTVTYPNKQWPSGINNGIAVDPEGKIWIQSYAYASGVDSIGGVKTGVIQVFYPNGKPASFSPIKILTGKDDKGVTQTDTLTGSGYGLSTDPSTGNILSIKWSARIWKIDYKTGKGLFTNRAPIPGYTSSLGTPMANNFGEVFIAPVVPGNAVAILNSDFTAAGTVTNATGGYARAIAVSGDGNDVYVPLFDKKQIKIFHSDNGSLGPYIPKDSLMGLVPESMTWGPKTGYLWTTSGNATSGLPDAPYQGYRWYAYNITTKKIVDSIKLYDPLVPEFGTDPRPRGIAFNKNGDTAYVACFNGTMASWVEVFAKTGATQVEQDKNVIPTGYTLSQNYPNPFNPSTQIRFTLTQTGATSLKVYDLMGREVATLVDESMNPGAYTVKFDASHLSSGTYMYVLTSGSVRLTNKMVLVK from the coding sequence ATGAAAAAGCTACTTTTCTTGACAGTCTGCTTGTTGCTGATTGTCTCTGCTGGTGCAACTGCACAGTGGAAGTTCGTGAAGTACTTCCCTGATACCGTCACCTATCCTAACAAGCAATGGCCGAGTGGCATCAACAACGGAATCGCCGTCGACCCAGAAGGCAAGATATGGATTCAATCGTACGCGTACGCCTCCGGCGTCGATAGTATCGGCGGAGTGAAGACGGGCGTTATCCAAGTATTCTATCCGAACGGAAAACCTGCGTCATTCTCGCCGATCAAGATCCTGACGGGAAAAGATGATAAGGGAGTTACACAAACCGATACGCTTACTGGCAGCGGCTATGGGCTCAGTACCGATCCATCCACTGGCAATATCCTCTCCATCAAGTGGAGCGCCAGAATATGGAAGATCGACTACAAGACGGGAAAAGGGCTGTTCACAAACCGCGCCCCGATCCCAGGATATACCAGTTCACTCGGCACTCCGATGGCTAACAATTTCGGGGAAGTGTTCATTGCTCCTGTGGTTCCCGGAAACGCGGTCGCGATCCTGAACAGTGATTTCACAGCAGCAGGAACTGTCACCAACGCTACCGGCGGCTACGCTCGCGCAATCGCTGTGTCGGGTGACGGAAACGATGTATACGTTCCGCTGTTCGACAAGAAACAGATCAAAATCTTCCACAGTGACAATGGATCGCTCGGACCGTACATCCCGAAAGACTCACTGATGGGCCTCGTCCCCGAATCGATGACATGGGGTCCGAAGACCGGTTATCTCTGGACGACCAGCGGCAACGCCACTTCCGGCCTGCCGGATGCTCCGTATCAGGGCTACCGATGGTACGCTTACAACATTACGACAAAGAAGATCGTTGACAGCATCAAGTTGTACGATCCTCTGGTCCCGGAATTCGGCACGGATCCTCGTCCCCGTGGTATTGCGTTCAACAAGAACGGCGATACGGCGTATGTTGCGTGCTTCAATGGAACGATGGCTTCATGGGTAGAAGTCTTCGCAAAGACCGGCGCAACGCAGGTCGAGCAGGATAAGAATGTGATCCCAACCGGCTACACGCTTTCCCAGAACTATCCGAACCCCTTCAACCCGTCAACGCAGATCCGCTTCACGCTTACACAGACCGGCGCGACGTCTCTGAAGGTGTACGATCTGATGGGACGCGAAGTGGCAACTCTGGTTGATGAGAGCATGAATCCTGGCGCCTACACTGTGAAGTTCGACGCATCGCATCTCTCGTCAGGCACCTATATGTATGTCCTGACCTCAGGAAGCGTTCGTCTGACGAACAAGATGGTGCTGGTAAAGTAA
- a CDS encoding PorV/PorQ family protein — translation MRKSRTFSQYLILLAMMVTLISTMTRAQERTDAKLAQTGMKFLSVGLSARQGALADAFTAVDGNSASLFYNPAGMARLDGTVDVSLGSVNWIADIKQYSLGAAIKAGDLGVFGISFQYADYGNIEATILANNSQGFLDVGSIKPNAYAVGLGYARALTDKFSVGGNVKFVRQDLGTGITQASYVGTAGSYTDATVVGDSRNAVDVIAFDFGLIYRTGYKSLTLGMAVRNFAREVKYQKESFQLPLAFKLGVSMNVFDLVGFYREKQSLLVTVDAEHPRDFPEQMKIGLEYVFMDVVSARVGYVGPADEHSLSYGLGVQYKYFAVDYAYTPFGIFNQVQRFSVRMWY, via the coding sequence ATGCGTAAGAGCAGAACATTCTCTCAGTACCTCATCCTCCTCGCGATGATGGTCACTCTGATTTCAACCATGACGAGGGCCCAGGAACGGACCGACGCCAAGCTGGCACAGACAGGCATGAAATTCCTGAGCGTCGGCTTGAGTGCCCGCCAAGGAGCACTCGCTGATGCCTTCACCGCGGTCGACGGTAACTCGGCCTCCCTGTTCTATAATCCGGCAGGCATGGCACGACTGGACGGAACCGTCGACGTATCGCTCGGTTCAGTAAACTGGATTGCCGACATCAAGCAATACAGTCTCGGCGCCGCCATAAAGGCCGGCGATCTCGGTGTATTCGGGATCTCCTTCCAATATGCCGACTACGGCAACATTGAGGCGACCATACTCGCAAACAATTCTCAGGGATTCCTGGATGTCGGATCAATCAAACCGAACGCCTACGCCGTTGGTCTCGGGTATGCACGCGCATTGACCGACAAGTTCTCGGTTGGCGGTAACGTCAAATTCGTTCGCCAAGATCTCGGCACCGGCATCACACAGGCATCGTATGTAGGAACAGCGGGAAGCTACACTGACGCGACGGTTGTCGGCGACAGCAGGAACGCCGTCGATGTCATCGCCTTCGATTTCGGCCTGATTTACAGAACCGGATACAAGAGTCTGACACTTGGCATGGCAGTCAGGAACTTTGCCCGCGAGGTAAAATATCAGAAAGAGAGTTTCCAGCTCCCTCTCGCCTTCAAGCTTGGAGTGTCGATGAACGTGTTCGATCTGGTCGGTTTCTATCGCGAAAAGCAGTCGCTTCTCGTGACGGTGGATGCCGAACATCCCCGGGACTTCCCCGAGCAGATGAAAATCGGACTCGAGTACGTCTTCATGGACGTTGTATCGGCGAGAGTCGGCTATGTCGGACCCGCGGATGAGCACTCGCTCTCTTATGGCCTCGGCGTCCAGTACAAGTACTTCGCCGTCGACTACGCGTATACACCGTTCGGGATTTTCAATCAGGTGCAGCGGTTCTCGGTACGGATGTGGTATTAA
- a CDS encoding TonB-dependent receptor, producing the protein MKRLRSSQQLFSFLTTVVFITLLATASALGANGKITGRIVDKETREPLPGANVMITHMILSDGREVPFDRQVGAGSDPSGYYFILNVPPGSYVIKVSVIGYGQVVQKGVRVDLDRTITVDFELSASAVQMEQVVVTARRETIKPDVAGTQEVIVTSRLEQMPVTRVDEFMNRVKGVQLVSGAEGNGLSVRGGAIRETDVRIDGISLQDPRSENSYLALNSTTIEEIQVLTGGFQAKYGGMRSGLLNVVTKDGHRDHYTVALKADMAPAQKKFFGTNPWSTDSWIYRVFAGEYAITGVPTGDTVVPAEFRAFRGWGNRFTQDRRLDTLQKLALWKAQHPQYTFADKPDMFVEGSITGPLPGSDIPILGAYAEHTTFLLGFKYENSQLAFPVGPRNDYLDWNAQLKLTSTLSDNTRLSINGLYAKVQTASGGQTTSYGGALVDQSSSFGFLNSTGSSARRQASLLAGDNLWQIFNKSRLQYYDQQYFVGGTKLTHTLSSNAFYTMELQFGYSNQQLRPYSFTPTSGDSLTFTNANGSTYKYLNVPSLGTPNASTNFGYDALNMFALYGGLQRVDSSYSLVGQLKGDLTAQLGRHHQIEAGFSARLQRLFVYTGTWLQSQLSYTPDLWQYYTATPLEIGLYLQDKLEFEGMILNAGVRLDYLNPMKEGFDAGIPVDDDYRKLYNDVYQNLGGTWGGYDRWTLFRAMLDNPPGFPRTENRVQIYASPRLGVSFPITESSKLYFNYGHFYQRPAISFMYNMTIDQAGVTVPTPNLTMGRTVSYEFGYEQMFFQDFLLNITAYYKDVRNEPLSRQFINYYHDNMVTAYFPDAYRDVRGIELRLERPLGSWVTFNGMFDYMLQSAGQTGLARVYENRLEAKDELRSANLSTTDPLPRGNMNLNIHSPNDFGPELAGMRLLGGIYLNLFFEWRDGGRLLWNPQEPDVKNRLYVDVVDYWNLDFRGSKAFTLGGTSFEVVVTVKNLTNNKWLIPENMLRTQYDEYKASLRFPFQGGNDKWGQWESDDNHINVGWWDAPIFLNPRQVLLGLRLNF; encoded by the coding sequence ATGAAACGCCTACGCTCATCCCAACAACTCTTTTCATTTCTGACAACCGTCGTGTTCATCACGCTCCTTGCCACCGCATCGGCACTGGGCGCCAACGGCAAGATTACCGGACGGATCGTCGACAAGGAAACGCGCGAGCCCCTTCCAGGGGCAAACGTGATGATCACGCACATGATTCTCTCGGACGGGAGAGAAGTTCCGTTTGATCGTCAGGTCGGCGCCGGATCGGATCCTTCGGGATACTACTTCATCCTGAACGTGCCGCCTGGCTCGTACGTCATCAAGGTGAGCGTGATTGGCTATGGCCAGGTTGTACAAAAAGGCGTTCGTGTTGACCTCGATCGGACAATCACCGTTGATTTTGAACTCTCAGCGTCCGCAGTTCAGATGGAGCAGGTGGTGGTTACGGCCCGGCGGGAGACAATCAAGCCAGACGTGGCAGGGACACAGGAAGTGATCGTGACATCCCGATTGGAGCAAATGCCGGTGACACGCGTGGATGAGTTCATGAACCGCGTCAAGGGTGTCCAGCTGGTCAGCGGAGCAGAAGGAAATGGGCTCAGTGTCAGGGGCGGCGCGATACGTGAAACCGACGTGAGGATCGATGGCATCTCGCTGCAGGATCCACGATCGGAGAATTCGTACCTCGCCCTCAATTCGACAACCATCGAGGAAATCCAGGTCCTGACCGGAGGCTTCCAGGCGAAATACGGCGGGATGCGCTCCGGCCTCCTCAACGTCGTCACAAAAGATGGCCACCGCGACCACTACACCGTCGCGTTGAAGGCAGATATGGCCCCGGCACAGAAGAAGTTTTTCGGCACCAATCCGTGGAGCACCGATTCCTGGATCTACCGCGTTTTCGCCGGTGAGTATGCGATCACGGGTGTCCCAACGGGAGACACCGTGGTTCCGGCAGAATTTCGCGCCTTCCGCGGATGGGGAAACAGATTCACGCAGGACCGCCGCCTCGATACGCTCCAGAAGCTGGCTCTGTGGAAGGCCCAGCATCCGCAGTATACGTTCGCAGACAAGCCCGACATGTTTGTTGAGGGAAGCATCACGGGCCCGCTTCCCGGATCAGACATCCCGATACTCGGAGCGTACGCGGAACATACAACATTCCTTCTGGGCTTCAAGTATGAAAACTCCCAGCTCGCGTTCCCCGTCGGTCCCCGAAACGATTATCTCGATTGGAATGCGCAGCTCAAACTCACTTCGACGCTCAGCGACAATACGCGGCTCTCCATCAACGGCCTGTACGCGAAGGTGCAGACTGCCAGCGGCGGCCAAACTACAAGCTATGGGGGCGCTCTGGTCGACCAGTCGTCCAGTTTTGGCTTCCTGAACAGCACAGGTTCGTCCGCTCGCCGGCAAGCGAGCCTGCTCGCCGGGGATAACCTGTGGCAGATTTTCAACAAGAGCCGGCTTCAGTATTATGACCAGCAGTACTTCGTCGGCGGCACAAAGCTGACACACACTTTGTCCTCCAACGCGTTCTACACGATGGAACTCCAGTTCGGCTATAGCAACCAGCAATTGCGGCCGTACTCGTTTACACCAACATCGGGCGATTCGCTTACCTTCACCAACGCAAACGGTTCAACATACAAATACCTGAACGTCCCTTCCCTCGGCACGCCCAATGCATCGACGAATTTCGGCTACGACGCTTTGAACATGTTCGCCCTCTATGGAGGACTGCAGCGTGTTGACTCCTCGTATTCACTGGTCGGGCAGCTCAAGGGAGACCTCACCGCACAATTGGGCCGTCATCACCAGATCGAGGCCGGGTTCTCGGCGCGGCTCCAGCGGCTGTTCGTTTATACGGGTACATGGCTGCAATCGCAGCTCTCCTACACTCCGGATCTCTGGCAGTATTACACCGCGACACCGCTGGAGATTGGACTGTATCTTCAGGACAAGCTTGAATTCGAAGGGATGATCCTGAACGCCGGTGTGCGGCTCGACTACCTCAATCCTATGAAAGAAGGATTCGATGCAGGCATTCCGGTCGATGATGATTACCGGAAACTGTACAATGACGTCTATCAGAATCTTGGCGGCACATGGGGAGGTTATGATCGCTGGACGCTCTTCCGCGCCATGCTCGACAATCCTCCCGGGTTCCCGCGAACGGAAAACCGGGTTCAAATCTACGCGTCACCCCGGCTCGGCGTTTCTTTCCCCATCACCGAAAGCAGCAAACTGTATTTCAACTATGGCCATTTCTACCAGCGCCCGGCAATTTCGTTCATGTACAACATGACAATCGACCAGGCGGGAGTCACGGTCCCAACACCGAACCTCACGATGGGACGCACCGTCTCCTACGAATTCGGCTATGAACAAATGTTCTTCCAGGACTTCCTGTTGAATATCACGGCGTACTACAAGGATGTCCGGAACGAACCGCTAAGCCGTCAGTTCATCAATTACTATCACGACAACATGGTCACCGCGTACTTCCCGGACGCTTACCGCGATGTCCGCGGCATCGAACTCCGGCTCGAGCGTCCGCTCGGAAGCTGGGTGACCTTCAACGGCATGTTCGACTACATGCTGCAGAGCGCCGGACAGACCGGCCTGGCCCGGGTCTACGAGAACAGGCTCGAGGCAAAGGATGAGCTCCGGTCAGCGAACCTCTCCACGACCGATCCGCTGCCACGCGGCAACATGAACCTGAACATTCACTCGCCGAACGATTTCGGTCCGGAGCTTGCAGGCATGCGTCTGCTTGGCGGCATCTATCTGAACCTCTTCTTCGAATGGCGCGACGGCGGACGGCTCCTGTGGAACCCCCAGGAACCCGATGTGAAAAACCGCTTGTATGTAGACGTCGTCGATTACTGGAACCTGGACTTCCGCGGATCGAAGGCGTTCACTCTCGGCGGCACTTCGTTCGAGGTCGTCGTGACGGTAAAGAACCTCACGAACAACAAATGGCTTATCCCGGAGAACATGCTCCGCACGCAGTACGACGAATACAAGGCATCGCTCCGGTTCCCGTTCCAGGGGGGTAACGACAAGTGGGGACAGTGGGAATCTGACGACAACCATATAAACGTCGGGTGGTGGGATGCTCCGATTTTCCTGAATCCCCGGCAGGTTCTGCTCGGCTTGCGTCTCAATTTCTAG
- a CDS encoding carboxypeptidase-like regulatory domain-containing protein, with product MKSVRYVLSILLLFSASVAWAQSGKIAGKVVDARTGEAIVGANIVVEGTLIGAASNFEGFFTILSVPPGTYRIRASVLGYTPSTQIDVRVNINQTTQMEFKMSEQAIQAQEVVIVATRPVVERDVAASRANITAREVENLPVSQVSSVIGLEAGVQGLTIRGGGSEQTAFMADGLTMRDERNNQPYTAISLLAVQEFQIQTGGFSAEYGNIRSGVINVVTKEGSPKKYNVGMQARMSPPTRKYFGIAPNDASSYWVRPFLDNAVAWTGTNNGKWDPWTQEQYAVFGGWNAISQALLSDNDPTNDLTPAAAQDVWKWQHRKNFDITKPDYDIDFGLGGPVPGGEGLGNLRFYASFRSQNNQFAVPLSRDGYNDYSTTLKVTSDLSNTMKLMVEGTVGRNESVDINQTGTYGSFSSAATEGSVMNRVSYIDTRLFTTDYWAPNSVNRQIIGAKLTHVISPTTFYEVVAQRFASQYSTNPGRTRDTSRIYKFGNSYYLDEAPFGFFPTPGVTSLTGIEGMRMGVGMSNARDSSKITSYTLKFDITSQLDRFNEFKGGIEFAYTDNAVNYGSVDMVLATGRSLSNWHTYPTRLEAYVKDKLEFEGMVVDAGLRFAMSHAGGEWFVYDPYTRLFQGLQSFGIDTLLQKEPTKYVMTVMPRLNIAFPITDNAKLYFNYGHFRSMPQPENLYLIRHETASSNIVRLADPNLQLEKTVAYELGFENNIMDMFLLRIAAYYKDISNERTTTEYIGYNNTPDYTVSTNNLYEDVRGFEITLRKNRGNWIQGFVNYTYMVSTSGRFGWAVQYQNAVDQRNYQRTNPVQSKPIPQPYARANIDFFTPLDFGPTFAGISPLADLRLSVLGSYSSGFYFTYVGGGSFPGVSNNLQWKNQFGLDIRVSKNFTLFDRVNLMLFMDVNNVLNLKQLTTYGFVDGTDYDRYLKSLHLSEDMNQYYGQIPGSDQPGDYRKADVAYQPMVFTNKLTEVATKYATPIYYEYTTRSYFRWVNNAWQPANQSEVDQVIKDKAYIHMPTQDWWNFLNPRDFYFGLRMSFDLF from the coding sequence ATGAAGTCCGTTAGATACGTCCTTAGCATCTTGTTACTGTTCTCGGCTTCAGTCGCCTGGGCGCAATCGGGCAAGATAGCTGGAAAAGTAGTTGATGCGCGGACGGGAGAAGCGATCGTCGGTGCGAACATCGTAGTGGAAGGCACGCTGATTGGTGCCGCGTCCAACTTCGAAGGGTTCTTCACGATCTTGAGCGTCCCGCCGGGCACCTACCGTATCCGCGCCTCCGTTCTGGGCTACACTCCCTCCACCCAGATCGACGTACGTGTGAACATCAACCAGACCACTCAGATGGAATTCAAGATGAGTGAGCAGGCCATCCAGGCGCAGGAGGTGGTTATTGTTGCCACACGCCCTGTCGTTGAACGGGACGTTGCCGCAAGTCGGGCGAACATCACCGCACGGGAAGTGGAAAACCTGCCGGTGTCTCAGGTGTCCAGCGTCATCGGACTTGAAGCCGGCGTGCAGGGTCTTACAATCCGTGGAGGAGGCTCTGAGCAGACTGCATTCATGGCAGACGGTCTGACGATGAGGGATGAGAGGAACAATCAGCCATATACTGCTATCAGCCTTCTCGCTGTCCAGGAATTCCAGATTCAGACCGGCGGATTCAGTGCAGAGTATGGCAACATCCGCTCCGGCGTAATCAACGTTGTCACGAAAGAGGGAAGCCCCAAGAAATACAACGTTGGCATGCAAGCGCGCATGAGCCCGCCAACAAGAAAGTACTTCGGAATCGCACCGAATGATGCGAGTTCGTACTGGGTGCGCCCCTTCCTTGACAATGCTGTCGCGTGGACCGGGACGAACAACGGAAAGTGGGACCCCTGGACGCAGGAACAGTATGCGGTCTTCGGCGGATGGAACGCAATCTCACAGGCACTGCTGAGCGACAACGACCCCACAAACGACCTCACGCCAGCAGCGGCACAGGATGTCTGGAAGTGGCAGCACCGGAAGAATTTTGACATTACCAAGCCCGACTACGATATCGACTTTGGCCTTGGCGGACCTGTTCCCGGAGGCGAGGGTCTTGGAAACCTCCGGTTCTACGCGTCATTCCGAAGTCAGAACAACCAATTCGCCGTCCCACTCTCACGTGACGGCTACAACGACTATAGCACGACGTTGAAGGTCACCTCCGACCTTTCGAACACGATGAAGTTGATGGTCGAAGGAACCGTTGGTCGAAATGAATCGGTGGATATCAACCAGACCGGCACCTACGGGAGCTTCAGCTCCGCGGCTACCGAAGGCAGCGTTATGAACCGCGTGAGTTACATTGACACACGCCTGTTCACGACAGACTATTGGGCACCGAACAGTGTCAACCGCCAGATCATTGGCGCCAAGCTTACGCACGTCATCAGCCCGACAACGTTCTACGAAGTCGTAGCCCAGAGATTCGCCTCCCAGTACAGCACCAACCCGGGACGGACGCGCGATACGTCGCGTATCTACAAGTTCGGAAACAGTTACTATCTCGACGAAGCACCCTTCGGGTTCTTCCCTACTCCGGGAGTCACGTCACTGACCGGAATCGAAGGCATGCGTATGGGTGTCGGCATGAGCAACGCTCGCGACAGCAGCAAGATTACATCGTATACCCTGAAGTTCGACATTACCAGCCAGCTCGACCGGTTCAACGAGTTCAAAGGAGGGATTGAATTCGCTTACACAGACAACGCCGTCAACTATGGCTCCGTTGACATGGTGCTGGCAACAGGCAGATCACTCTCAAACTGGCATACTTATCCCACGAGGTTGGAAGCTTATGTAAAGGACAAGCTCGAGTTCGAGGGCATGGTTGTTGACGCCGGGCTCCGTTTTGCAATGTCGCACGCCGGCGGAGAATGGTTTGTCTACGACCCCTACACGAGGCTTTTCCAGGGTTTACAGTCGTTCGGAATCGACACATTGCTGCAGAAAGAGCCAACCAAGTATGTCATGACCGTGATGCCACGGTTGAACATTGCCTTCCCGATCACGGATAATGCTAAACTCTATTTCAACTACGGTCATTTCCGCTCGATGCCTCAGCCGGAAAACCTGTACCTGATCAGGCACGAAACCGCGAGTTCGAATATCGTACGACTCGCGGACCCAAATCTCCAGCTGGAAAAGACTGTTGCGTACGAGCTGGGATTTGAGAACAATATCATGGACATGTTCCTCCTGCGCATTGCTGCCTACTACAAGGATATCAGCAATGAGCGCACGACCACCGAGTACATTGGCTACAATAACACGCCGGATTATACAGTTTCGACGAACAATCTGTACGAAGACGTTCGTGGTTTTGAAATTACGCTCAGGAAAAACCGCGGAAACTGGATTCAGGGTTTTGTGAACTATACGTACATGGTCAGCACGAGCGGTCGCTTTGGATGGGCCGTCCAATACCAAAACGCTGTGGATCAGAGAAACTACCAACGCACAAACCCCGTCCAGTCCAAGCCGATCCCACAACCGTACGCACGCGCGAACATCGATTTCTTCACGCCTCTGGATTTCGGTCCCACATTTGCCGGCATCAGTCCTCTCGCAGACTTGCGCCTCAGCGTACTCGGCTCGTACAGTTCCGGCTTCTATTTCACCTATGTTGGCGGCGGGTCATTCCCCGGCGTTTCAAACAACCTTCAATGGAAGAACCAGTTCGGCCTGGATATCCGCGTGAGTAAGAACTTCACCCTCTTCGATCGCGTCAATCTCATGCTCTTCATGGACGTCAACAACGTCCTGAATCTCAAGCAGCTGACGACGTATGGTTTCGTGGATGGTACGGATTACGACCGCTATCTGAAATCGCTGCACTTGTCGGAAGATATGAATCAGTACTACGGCCAAATTCCAGGCAGCGACCAACCGGGTGACTATCGCAAGGCGGATGTTGCGTATCAGCCCATGGTATTCACCAACAAACTTACCGAGGTCGCGACCAAGTACGCCACGCCGATTTACTATGAATATACAACCCGTTCATATTTCCGCTGGGTCAACAATGCATGGCAGCCCGCAAATCAAAGCGAGGTTGACCAGGTAATCAAGGACAAAGCCTATATTCATATGCCGACGCAGGATTGGTGGAACTTCCTCAATCCACGCGACTTCTACTTCGGCCTGAGAATGTCGTTCGATCTGTTCTAG
- a CDS encoding IPT/TIG domain-containing protein, producing the protein MRTFLQTTLLFVILVLGLVLVSGCENPKTGSLYDATATSLPQPTITSVSPTGSAFAGMDTIVITGTNFSTALGDNSVLFNVTSAALLKTTATQITLKAPLVALDSVAIRVSVFGSPLFSNTYQYKLLAGMAKFGTFIATETATSLAIDATGNLYSGFSSNGLEAGVAKFTAAGTRSVYAPSTAGVAIWSGLKFGPGGFLYAARNARAMYRFPANGGGSGAVYQALPVGVFAYDFDFDQSGMMWIGGNNSSIYRLDPNKVLTTFPFVGQIRSVRVYNGYLYFSAKTDAGEKVWRAQISTSSLGTPEVYFDFGAVYPTNIANCITFSSDGILYIGTDSPDGILVVNPDKSYSAPFSAYSALYTSSISFLTWGAGNDMYASSSAGVLMKVTVRGKKSAPYYGTTM; encoded by the coding sequence ATGCGTACTTTCTTACAAACCACACTTCTCTTCGTCATCCTTGTTCTTGGTTTGGTACTAGTGAGCGGCTGTGAGAACCCGAAGACGGGCAGCCTCTATGATGCCACCGCAACCAGCCTGCCGCAACCGACTATCACAAGCGTATCGCCAACCGGGAGTGCGTTCGCAGGAATGGACACGATTGTGATCACCGGGACGAATTTCTCCACTGCGCTCGGTGACAATTCTGTATTGTTCAACGTAACATCCGCGGCGCTCCTGAAGACGACAGCAACGCAAATTACGCTCAAGGCACCGTTGGTAGCACTCGACAGCGTTGCCATCAGAGTCAGCGTTTTCGGTTCCCCTCTGTTCAGCAACACGTATCAATACAAGCTGTTGGCGGGAATGGCCAAGTTTGGTACGTTCATCGCTACGGAGACCGCCACCTCACTGGCAATTGATGCAACCGGGAACCTCTACTCAGGATTCTCAAGCAACGGCCTCGAGGCTGGTGTTGCAAAATTCACAGCTGCTGGGACACGATCGGTGTATGCACCGTCGACGGCAGGCGTGGCGATCTGGTCGGGCCTGAAATTCGGTCCCGGCGGATTCCTCTACGCAGCCAGGAATGCCAGGGCTATGTATCGTTTCCCCGCAAATGGGGGCGGATCAGGTGCAGTGTACCAGGCGTTGCCTGTCGGAGTTTTTGCGTATGACTTTGACTTCGATCAGAGCGGCATGATGTGGATCGGCGGGAACAACTCGTCGATCTATCGACTCGACCCCAACAAGGTTCTGACAACATTCCCATTTGTGGGACAAATACGGTCCGTAAGGGTCTACAACGGATACCTATATTTTTCGGCAAAAACAGATGCCGGCGAGAAGGTTTGGCGGGCGCAGATATCGACTTCCAGCCTGGGAACACCTGAAGTTTACTTCGATTTCGGGGCAGTCTATCCCACGAATATTGCCAACTGCATAACTTTTTCTTCTGACGGAATTTTGTATATTGGCACGGATTCCCCGGACGGCATACTCGTGGTGAATCCGGACAAATCATACAGCGCTCCTTTCTCCGCTTACAGTGCTTTGTATACCTCGTCCATCAGTTTTCTCACTTGGGGAGCTGGTAACGATATGTACGCTTCATCCTCAGCTGGCGTTCTCATGAAGGTAACAGTTCGGGGCAAGAAGAGCGCCCCCTACTACGGAACCACAATGTAA